The Clostridium sp. DL-VIII DNA window AATACCACCCTTTAATTACATCATTTCTCAATATTGTCCTTATCTATTATATCAAAATCTTTAAATTAAGTATAATTAATAATAATAATTAATAAACTATTTTGAAAATTTTTATAATCTATATTCTTCAAATTATGATATAATTTATGTAGAATATTAATTTTTTTAAAGTAATGTACTTTTAATGAGGTGACTAAAAATGAATGATACTGACATATTAAACCACTTATTTGACAAACAAATACTTTGTCCTGTTTGTAATTCACATTTCAAGACAAAAACTGTTAAATCTAAGTCACCGCGAGTTATTTCCAAAGATTCAGATTTTTTTGTACGATATCTAGCAGTAAATCCATATTTTTATGATGTTATTATCTGTAATTCTTGCGGTTATGCTGCAATGCGGTCAGATTTTGAAAAGCTCAAATCCCACAAAAAGGAGCTTGTTTTAAGCAATGTAACTCCGAAATGGAAGCCAAGAGAATACCCTGATATTTTAGATGAAAAATTAGCAATTGAACGTTTCAAATTAGCTTTACTAAATTCAGTGCTCATCAATCTTCCTGATAGCACTAAAGCTATGATTTCACTGAAAATTGCTTGGATGTATAGATTGTTAAATGATGTAGACTTAGAAAAAGTTTTTCTTAGACAAGCTCTTGAAGGCTTTAATAATGCTTATATACATGAGCTTTTTCCTATATATGGACTACAAAGAGATTCTCTAATGTATTTACTTGGTGAATTAAATCGAAAATTAGGAAATGACCATGATGCACTATTGTGGTTTTCAAAAACTATCGTAAGCGTAAATTCTTCATCTAGAGTTAAAGATATGGCTCGTACTGGTAAGGATTTAATTAAAGCTACAGATCTTTAAAAAAGTATTTTTAATTTATTAACAGGGGGACTAGACTATGGGATTTTTTAAAAATAACACTTCAACAAATTTAGATGTTAACCTTACACAACCTTCTAAAAATCAAGATAGCAATGTTAATACAAATCAGAGAGATCTAAGCAATGAAATTAGTAGCCTAAAGAATAAAACTGACCAAGTAGATTCTTCTATTAAAAGCATTATTTCTTCTGCTTCTTCATTAGTATCTTATACTGAGTCCCAAAATAAAGAACTTAAGAATGCTAAAGACATGCTGTCTAACTTTAGATCAAATATGGAAGATTTAGCGATTAATATTACTAATGTTCATATTAAAGTATTAGATACTGATAAACTGGCTGATACAGGTTTAAATTCTATTAATAACTTAGATTTATCATTGGCTGATTTAGAAGATGCCTTTACAGTATCAACTTCAACAGTAAACGCTTTAGTATCAAAATTAGAATCTGTAAACAGTATTACTGACTCAATAAGTCAAATAGCAGCTCAAACTAATCTCTTATCTCTAAACGCAGCTATAGAAGCAGCCAGAGCTGGTGAAGCCGGAAAAGGATTTTCTGTGGTTGCAGGAGAAGTTAGAAAGTTAGCTGAAAATTCAAAACTTGCTGTTCAAAGTATAACAAGTATATTAGAAGAAATTAAAGTAGATATTTTAAAAGCATCCAGTGCAATGAATTCTGGTAATTCAGCTTTAAGCACTCAACATAATTCTCTAGAAGGAGCTAAAAATAGTTTTTCCGATATAAAAACTTCTATTGATGATGCTACTCAAGAAATTACTACTTGTATAGAAAACTTAACTACTGCTTCCGAAGATAAGGATAATGTAATCTCTTTAGTAGATAATATTAGCACGGTCTTTGAAGAACATGAAAGCTTATCAAAAGAAATTGCTTCAGATCTTCATAGTCAAGATAATTCTTTAAAGGAAATCAGTAACTCACTCGGAAAATTATTGTAAATACAAAAAGAACTTCAATGAATTTAATTGAAGTTCTTTTTTAGTATTTATTTTAAAGTATTCTTTTCGGATTAAAATCGAGATAATCTGCTGAAGTTAATATATATTCAACTCCATCTAAATATCCATCTAACACCTTCCCTGATAATACAGGTCCATGTAAATGCCCATATATGACTTTTTGTACACTATATTCTTTTATTATCTTCGTAAATTCAGATTCCTCAAATTTCTCATTTGTAGGAGGATAATGAAGCATAACTATAATTTTTTCGAATTCATTACGTTTAGCTTCCTCAAGAGAAAGTTTTAATCTTATTTGTTCTCTCTTATATATCTTTTCATCTTTATCAGTGTATTTATCTCCACTAGGGCATACCCATCCTCTAGTCCCACATATTGCATAATCCTCATAAAAGTAAAAATTATTTTGAATAAACTTAGTATTTTCATACATTTTATTTAACTTAGAAATACTTCCCCACCAATAATCATGATTACCTTTGCTAATAATCTTTTTACCTGGCAGTTCATTAATCCAATCTAAATCATATTTACTGTCCTGTTCCTTTAATGACCAGGATATATCTCCAGCTATAAGCACCATATCTTCTCCAGTTATCTTATTAAGCCAATTTTTTTTTATTTTGTCACAATGATCTTTCCACCTATCACCAAAGACATCCATTGGCTTTTCAACATTAAAGCCTAAATGCAAATCTGAAATAGTATAAAGTGCCATTTATTTATCACCTTTCTGTCATCCTTATATGTTTATCTTTTCTTATCTAAATCAGTAATAAAAGCTATTACATGCGCTACAGCCTCATATAGCTCAGTAGGAATTTCATCTCCAACATCTACATTACATAATAAATCCGTTAATTCTTTATTGTACACTATTGGTACTTCATTTTCTGAAGCCTTCTCTATTATTTTATCTGCAATATATCCCATTCCAGCTGCTGTAACTATTGGAGCATCACTATTAAATTCATATTTTAATGCTGCTGCTTTTTTCCTTTGATTCATTTCTTTGTACACTCCCTTCTCTCCAGTTAGCTGAAATATGAACTAAACTTAGAACTTATCTTTTTTTTATAACTTAAATCAGTAACAAGTTACAAATTAAAACTTGCACGTAATAAACCAAATTTTTAATTTATTTATATTATACCTTAATATCAATAGTAGATATAGTTAAATCATTAAAGAAATTTCTACAATTTACTATATCCACAGGTTTATCTTTAACCGATACATTTATATTTACAAATAATCCAAGTGTTGACAAACCTTCTACTAATTTCGATTTATTCTTATTTATAATGGACGTATAATCACTTTCACATTTTAAATTTACATCAATTCTATTATCTCTCATGGTCAAGTAACCATCAATATCACCTAAC harbors:
- a CDS encoding DUF2225 domain-containing protein, whose amino-acid sequence is MNDTDILNHLFDKQILCPVCNSHFKTKTVKSKSPRVISKDSDFFVRYLAVNPYFYDVIICNSCGYAAMRSDFEKLKSHKKELVLSNVTPKWKPREYPDILDEKLAIERFKLALLNSVLINLPDSTKAMISLKIAWMYRLLNDVDLEKVFLRQALEGFNNAYIHELFPIYGLQRDSLMYLLGELNRKLGNDHDALLWFSKTIVSVNSSSRVKDMARTGKDLIKATDL
- a CDS encoding methyl-accepting chemotaxis protein, with product MGFFKNNTSTNLDVNLTQPSKNQDSNVNTNQRDLSNEISSLKNKTDQVDSSIKSIISSASSLVSYTESQNKELKNAKDMLSNFRSNMEDLAINITNVHIKVLDTDKLADTGLNSINNLDLSLADLEDAFTVSTSTVNALVSKLESVNSITDSISQIAAQTNLLSLNAAIEAARAGEAGKGFSVVAGEVRKLAENSKLAVQSITSILEEIKVDILKASSAMNSGNSALSTQHNSLEGAKNSFSDIKTSIDDATQEITTCIENLTTASEDKDNVISLVDNISTVFEEHESLSKEIASDLHSQDNSLKEISNSLGKLL
- a CDS encoding metallophosphoesterase; its protein translation is MALYTISDLHLGFNVEKPMDVFGDRWKDHCDKIKKNWLNKITGEDMVLIAGDISWSLKEQDSKYDLDWINELPGKKIISKGNHDYWWGSISKLNKMYENTKFIQNNFYFYEDYAICGTRGWVCPSGDKYTDKDEKIYKREQIRLKLSLEEAKRNEFEKIIVMLHYPPTNEKFEESEFTKIIKEYSVQKVIYGHLHGPVLSGKVLDGYLDGVEYILTSADYLDFNPKRIL
- a CDS encoding EscU/YscU/HrcU family type III secretion system export apparatus switch protein, with amino-acid sequence MNQRKKAAALKYEFNSDAPIVTAAGMGYIADKIIEKASENEVPIVYNKELTDLLCNVDVGDEIPTELYEAVAHVIAFITDLDKKR